The following are from one region of the Paenibacillus sp. JZ16 genome:
- a CDS encoding alpha/beta hydrolase translates to MAWITCDFYSEILKLSTGIEVFLPQAALMPYGSSSKLPVLYLLHGRGADQTEWMRRSSIERYAENKGIALVMPGVGRSYYMDMANGLPYFTFLSEELPQLVQSFFPVSGRREDTFVAGISMGGYGAFKLALRYPERYAAGASLSGGLNLASRAAGPGFQEAEVRTLFGSVDRLRGSRDDLLFLASEFAAYSGDKPMLYQCCGTEDFLYNDNQTFRHYADSLGLHITYEEEPGGHEWGYWDRKIQRVLDWLPLP, encoded by the coding sequence TTGGCATGGATCACGTGTGATTTTTATTCCGAAATACTGAAGCTGTCTACCGGCATAGAGGTTTTTCTGCCGCAAGCCGCTTTGATGCCGTACGGTTCTTCTTCGAAACTGCCGGTGCTTTATTTGCTTCACGGACGAGGAGCGGATCAGACCGAATGGATGCGCAGGTCGTCCATCGAACGATATGCCGAGAATAAAGGCATCGCGCTCGTGATGCCGGGAGTCGGACGAAGCTATTATATGGACATGGCAAACGGCTTGCCTTACTTTACTTTCCTGAGCGAGGAGCTTCCACAGCTCGTTCAGTCGTTCTTTCCGGTGTCCGGGCGGAGGGAAGATACCTTTGTCGCCGGAATTTCCATGGGCGGGTATGGGGCATTCAAGCTGGCGCTTCGTTATCCGGAGCGTTACGCGGCAGGCGCAAGCCTGTCGGGTGGGCTGAATCTCGCCAGCCGCGCTGCAGGACCGGGCTTCCAGGAGGCAGAAGTTCGTACCCTGTTTGGAAGCGTTGATCGATTGCGAGGAAGCCGGGACGATTTGCTGTTCTTAGCCTCGGAATTCGCGGCATACAGTGGCGACAAACCGATGCTGTATCAGTGCTGTGGGACAGAGGATTTTTTGTATAACGATAATCAGACCTTTAGACACTATGCGGACAGCCTGGGGCTTCATATCACCTATGAGGAAGAACCCGGTGGTCATGAATGGGGATATTGGGATCGCAAAATTCAGCGGGTGCTGGATTGGCTGCCCCTGCCCTGA
- a CDS encoding carbohydrate ABC transporter permease, with translation MAAKRIEKTVMTVLLIAGGLLMMIPFIWMITSSFKPENEFTAVPPTLLPKEFTIENYVDLFTKLDFIVYLKNTLIIVFWSFVGLFLNALAGYAFAKYEFPGNKKLFYLVLATMMIPGQVTMIPVYLLINAMGLTNTMAGIVLPGLVGAFGIFLFRQFMSTIPTDLIEASRLDGAGELRIFFQLIVPITKPVFAVQGILAFIGAWNSFLWPLIMANDQKLYTLSVGLQLLKGQHGSDFGLQMAGAAFMVVPIIIVFSFFQKHIIEGYTISGMK, from the coding sequence ATGGCAGCTAAAAGAATTGAGAAAACAGTCATGACGGTGCTGCTCATTGCAGGAGGATTGCTGATGATGATTCCGTTTATCTGGATGATCACGTCCTCATTCAAGCCGGAAAATGAATTTACGGCAGTTCCGCCGACGCTATTGCCGAAAGAATTTACAATTGAAAATTATGTGGATTTATTTACGAAGCTGGACTTTATCGTATACCTGAAAAATACGCTTATCATTGTGTTCTGGTCTTTTGTCGGTCTGTTCCTCAATGCGCTTGCAGGATATGCATTCGCTAAATACGAGTTCCCCGGCAACAAGAAGCTGTTTTATCTCGTGCTGGCAACGATGATGATTCCGGGACAGGTTACCATGATTCCGGTCTACCTGCTGATTAATGCCATGGGATTGACTAACACGATGGCGGGTATTGTGCTGCCTGGCCTGGTCGGAGCATTCGGTATTTTCCTCTTCCGTCAGTTCATGTCCACGATCCCTACGGATCTGATTGAAGCATCCAGGCTGGATGGAGCGGGAGAGCTGCGGATTTTCTTCCAGTTGATCGTTCCGATCACGAAGCCGGTATTTGCGGTACAGGGGATTTTGGCCTTCATCGGCGCTTGGAACAGTTTCCTGTGGCCTCTCATCATGGCAAATGACCAAAAGCTTTATACGCTTTCGGTGGGTCTGCAGCTTCTGAAAGGACAGCACGGATCTGATTTCGGCCTCCAGATGGCAGGCGCTGCATTTATGGTGGTTCCGATTATCATCGTATTTTCTTTCTTCCAAAAACATATTATTGAAGGATATACGATCTCTGGCATGAAATAA
- the bglX gene encoding beta-glucosidase BglX, whose product MADQQLLSLVEQMTLEEKIAQLIQLAVPFFEGTQESGQITGPMESLGITDDIVSNAGSVLGLAGAEEVIAVQEAHLRKNRLKIPLLMMADIVHGFKTIFPVPLAMGSSWDPSLAERSAEIAAREAAVSGLHVTFAPMVDLVRDPRWGRVMESTGEDPYLNSEFARAFVRGFQGEDLSGDLNRLAACVKHFAAYGAGEGGRDYNTVDMSERQLREYYLPAYKAALDEGVEMVMTAFNTVDGIPATGNKRLMRDLLRREWGFDGVLISDWGAVKELIPHGVAEDEAEAALRAIEAGVDIEMMTSSYVHHLPEMVREGRVDESLIDEAVLRILSLKKRLGLFERPVRGADPQAEREIVFCEEHRQAAREAAAKSCVLLKNDSLLPLRGGQRVALIGPFAASGDILGPWSWTGSKEDAVTLEQGLRSKVASGALTVAEGCNVNAMTGQQLEEAMKAAKEADVIVLALGEDSEMSGEAGSRGFITLPQPQLELIQHLKTLEKPMVAVLFNGRPLDLHGVLDEAEAVLEAWFPGSEGGAAVAALLTGEANPSGRLSMSFPYSVGQVPVYYNHFNTGRPKDAPDAQVRYVSQYLDIPNEPLFPFGFGLSYTEFVYGKMTLSADEMFPDQPLEITVSVTNAGDIAGEEVIQLYVRDRSGEVVRPVSELKAFRKVLLQPGERQEITFTLTEEQLRYHHSDLSFTSDAGEFDIMVGKNSRDTETRRFRLRK is encoded by the coding sequence ATGGCAGATCAACAACTACTTTCTCTGGTCGAGCAGATGACGCTGGAGGAGAAAATTGCGCAGCTTATACAACTGGCCGTCCCTTTTTTCGAAGGCACCCAAGAATCGGGGCAGATTACAGGACCGATGGAGTCGCTTGGCATCACCGATGACATCGTAAGTAATGCCGGCTCCGTGCTGGGTTTGGCAGGTGCGGAGGAAGTGATAGCCGTCCAGGAAGCCCATTTGCGCAAGAATCGATTGAAGATTCCGCTGCTGATGATGGCTGATATCGTTCACGGCTTTAAAACAATCTTTCCGGTGCCGCTCGCCATGGGGAGCTCTTGGGACCCCAGCCTAGCGGAGCGGAGTGCGGAAATCGCTGCGCGCGAAGCCGCGGTATCCGGCCTGCATGTGACATTTGCGCCGATGGTGGACCTGGTGCGCGATCCCCGCTGGGGGCGCGTGATGGAATCGACAGGCGAGGATCCTTACTTAAACAGTGAATTTGCCAGAGCCTTTGTCAGAGGTTTCCAAGGGGAGGACCTGAGCGGCGATCTCAACCGGCTGGCTGCTTGCGTGAAGCACTTTGCCGCATATGGAGCAGGCGAAGGCGGCCGCGATTACAACACGGTGGACATGTCCGAGCGTCAGCTGCGGGAGTATTACTTGCCGGCGTACAAGGCTGCGCTGGACGAAGGTGTCGAGATGGTCATGACCGCCTTTAATACGGTGGATGGCATACCGGCTACGGGCAATAAACGGCTGATGCGTGATTTGCTGCGCCGCGAATGGGGCTTTGACGGCGTGCTGATCTCCGACTGGGGAGCGGTCAAAGAGCTGATTCCACACGGGGTAGCGGAGGATGAGGCAGAGGCAGCGTTAAGAGCCATTGAAGCGGGCGTGGACATCGAGATGATGACTTCCAGCTATGTTCATCATTTACCTGAAATGGTACGTGAAGGCCGGGTGGACGAGAGCCTGATCGATGAAGCGGTGCTGCGGATCCTGTCTTTGAAAAAGCGGCTTGGACTGTTCGAGCGCCCTGTGCGGGGAGCCGATCCGCAGGCGGAACGGGAGATTGTGTTCTGCGAGGAACATCGTCAGGCGGCCCGGGAGGCTGCGGCGAAGTCCTGCGTGCTCCTGAAGAACGACTCCCTGCTGCCGCTGCGCGGCGGGCAGCGCGTTGCCTTGATCGGCCCGTTCGCTGCCAGCGGCGATATTCTTGGCCCCTGGTCCTGGACAGGCTCCAAAGAAGACGCGGTAACGCTGGAGCAGGGACTGCGCTCCAAGGTGGCTTCCGGTGCCCTCACGGTAGCTGAGGGTTGTAACGTGAACGCCATGACCGGGCAGCAGTTGGAAGAGGCGATGAAGGCAGCAAAGGAAGCCGACGTGATTGTGCTTGCGCTGGGCGAGGATTCCGAGATGAGCGGCGAAGCGGGCAGCCGTGGGTTTATAACGCTGCCACAACCGCAGCTCGAGCTGATTCAGCATTTGAAAACGCTGGAGAAGCCGATGGTTGCCGTATTGTTCAACGGTCGTCCGCTGGATCTGCATGGGGTGCTGGACGAAGCGGAGGCTGTGCTGGAAGCCTGGTTCCCGGGAAGTGAAGGCGGGGCGGCTGTAGCTGCACTGCTGACGGGCGAAGCGAATCCTTCCGGCCGGCTCAGCATGTCGTTCCCTTATTCCGTGGGACAGGTGCCGGTATACTACAACCATTTTAACACCGGCCGTCCGAAGGATGCGCCCGATGCGCAGGTACGCTATGTATCGCAATATTTGGACATTCCGAATGAGCCGCTGTTTCCGTTTGGATTCGGCCTCAGTTATACGGAGTTTGTATACGGAAAGATGACGCTGTCGGCGGATGAAATGTTCCCGGACCAGCCGCTTGAAATTACGGTTTCGGTGACGAATGCCGGCGATATCGCCGGTGAAGAAGTGATTCAGCTGTACGTCCGCGACCGATCCGGAGAGGTCGTTAGGCCTGTCAGTGAGCTGAAGGCTTTCCGCAAGGTGCTGCTGCAGCCGGGCGAACGACAGGAAATCACGTTTACGCTGACCGAAGAACAGCTGCGCTATCACCACTCGGATCTGTCTTTCACCAGCGATGCGGGCGAGTTCGACATTATGGTTGGAAAGAATAGCCGGGATACGGAGACAAGACGTTTTCGGCTTCGGAAATAA
- a CDS encoding LacI family DNA-binding transcriptional regulator, giving the protein MATIKDVAKLAGVALSTASYALSGDSRVSSKTRSKVLEAARQLNYRKNGFAMDLKRSRTKTIALILTDLSGPYYSELIRSVQEVALTNGYDLIACSSMGGRDSTAVKFLREKRADGAIILAPNIRDEVLIETSGPQFPIVVMDRPLCSEYLVNVLVDGEQGGYTATRYLLENGHRHVAYISGSSDSYDNHLRYQGYLRALAEAGLEEQSKWRLSGNFVREGGYNATKMMIMQGSLPSAVFYGNDEMAIGGLKAFEESGISVPDDVSVIGYDDIQLAEYVNPPLTTIKQPKSEAGSLAAHLLFQILAGESVKQSYMLTTEMMERASAGKSKVEN; this is encoded by the coding sequence ATGGCAACGATTAAGGATGTGGCAAAGCTCGCTGGAGTCGCCTTGTCAACGGCTTCATACGCGTTAAGCGGCGACAGCAGAGTGAGTTCCAAGACAAGATCAAAGGTGCTCGAGGCAGCAAGGCAGTTGAATTATCGGAAGAATGGATTTGCCATGGATTTGAAGCGGAGCCGCACCAAGACAATCGCTCTTATTCTGACGGATCTATCCGGGCCTTATTATTCCGAGCTGATTCGAAGCGTACAGGAAGTCGCTTTAACCAACGGATATGATCTGATCGCATGCAGTTCGATGGGTGGCAGAGATTCAACGGCGGTTAAATTTTTGAGAGAGAAAAGGGCGGACGGTGCCATCATACTTGCACCTAATATCCGGGATGAAGTTCTGATCGAGACCTCGGGTCCCCAATTTCCGATTGTCGTGATGGATCGTCCATTGTGCAGCGAATACCTGGTCAATGTGCTGGTCGATGGGGAACAAGGAGGATACACGGCTACCCGGTATCTGCTTGAGAACGGTCATCGGCATGTGGCATACATCAGCGGTTCTTCAGATTCGTACGATAATCATTTGCGTTATCAGGGGTATTTACGGGCACTTGCCGAGGCAGGGCTGGAGGAACAGTCGAAATGGCGTCTCAGCGGCAACTTCGTGCGCGAGGGCGGTTACAATGCGACCAAGATGATGATTATGCAGGGGTCGCTCCCGTCGGCGGTGTTCTACGGCAACGACGAGATGGCCATCGGAGGATTGAAGGCTTTTGAGGAGAGCGGCATATCGGTGCCGGATGATGTATCCGTCATCGGATATGACGATATTCAATTAGCCGAATACGTGAATCCGCCGCTTACCACGATCAAGCAGCCCAAGAGCGAGGCGGGATCGCTTGCAGCCCATTTGCTGTTTCAGATATTGGCCGGTGAATCCGTAAAGCAATCTTATATGCTGACGACCGAAATGATGGAGCGGGCATCTGCAGGGAAGAGCAAAGTAGAGAATTAA